The nucleotide sequence ATGAAGTGATAGCCGATGCAGGTTACAGCAGCGGTACAAGTTTGCAATATTGTGAAGACCATAATCTAAACGCTTGGATCCCAATTTTGGACAATACAAACCTAACCGCGAAGGCTTTATTTTTAATAAAGAAGAAAACCGATACGAATGTATTCAAGAAGGCGGAAACAAAGCTTTTTTACCTTATAAAAAAACATCAAAAGACAGCAAAGGCTACGAAAAGAAAAGTTACCGAAGCAGTGAAAAAGCCTGTGGACAATGTCCGTTACGAGCAAGTTGTTGTGGTAAAGTAACCAAGTTTAAAAAACTGGAAGAAAGCATTCATAAACCTTTGTACGATAAAATGCACGAAAAACTCACCCAAAATAAAGCGTATCATCGCAGGTTGGTAAAGCGTAGAAGTGCAACAGTAGAACCCGTTTTAGGTACGCTGATTAACTTTTTTAACATGAAGCGTATCAACAGTCGGGGAATGGCGCAGGCAAACAAACATGTA is from Flavobacterium dauae and encodes:
- a CDS encoding transposase; the encoded protein is MDPNFGQYKPNREGFIFNKEENRYECIQEGGNKAFLPYKKTSKDSKGYEKKSYRSSEKACGQCPLRASCCGKVTKFKKLEESIHKPLYDKMHEKLTQNKAYHRRLVKRRSATVEPVLGTLINFFNMKRINSRGMAQANKHVLMSSLSYNLKKYLRFILKIPKALAQVLFLHQGKNLFFINLSNTTSNTSF